One window of the Pseudochaenichthys georgianus unplaced genomic scaffold, fPseGeo1.2 scaffold_1850_arrow_ctg1, whole genome shotgun sequence genome contains the following:
- the LOC117441623 gene encoding mucin-7-like produces MVSVHSSELVPLGWDAVTRRHLFLQKVSSKLGPGVRQQGGGTRAEKGPSAPGSGTGPPRQGSPGFRQAQRDDFMLGEVWQSAGGGSPARHSQIQSQGIPKPRTAAERASVSTVTSPSSCNSKPTANQLAASARRPIPPASSKLPVKGVSTSLSPSSLGGHEISGATSKASPATPAVITPEEQPSRSTLPVGTQSPAKPLPPSPAASTSEALTSAAPKTPAARGRAQSVQARTTATGLKVPTVINHNTAKAAAANQTAAKTAPAANQSLTKQTSQNHLQRSGSARLSRLNSI; encoded by the exons ATGGTGTCGGTGCACAGCTCGGAGCTGGTTCCACTCGGCTGGGACGCTGTCACTAGACGTCATCTGTTCCTACAGAAAGTCTCCTCCAAGCTGGGGCCCGGTGTCCGGCAGCAGGGGGGAGGCACCAGAGCAGAGAAGGGGCCTTCAGCTCCAGGCTCAGGGACCGGACCTCCAAGACAGGGAAGCCCTGGGTTCAGGCAAGCCCAGAGAGATGACTTCATGCTGGGAGAGGTTTGGCAGAGCGCTGGGGGTGGATCTCCAGCGAGGCACAGCCAGATTCAGAGCCAGG GTATCCCCAAACCTCGCACCGCTGCAGAGAGAGCATCTGTTTCTACTGTCACAAGTCCCTCATCCTGCAACTCCAaacctacagccaatcagctggcAGCATCGGCCCGAAGACCAATTCCTCCCGCATCATCAAAACTTCCTGTGAAGGGTGTATCCACAAGCCTCAGTCCCTCCTCACTGGGAGGCCACGAGATCAGTGGAGCCACAAGCAAAG CCTCTCCGGCAACTCCAGCAGTGATCACGCCAGAGGAGCAGCCCAGCAGAAGCACACTTCCTGTGGGCACCCAGAGCCCggcaaagcccctcccccccagCCCAGCAGCCTCCACCAGTGAGGCGCTGACCTCTGCTGCCCCAAAGACTCCTGCAGCGAGGGGCAGAGCTCAGTCTGTGCAGGCCAGGACCACtgctacag GTCTGAAGGTCCCAACAGTCATTAACCACAATACAGCCAAGGCAGCGGCCGCCAATCAAACAGCTGCAAAGACAGCTcctgcagccaatcagagccTGACAAAGCAGACATCCCAGAATCACCTGCAAAGAAGCGGCTCAGCAAGACTCAGTCGACTGAACAGCATTg